From a region of the Corallococcus coralloides DSM 2259 genome:
- a CDS encoding TMEM175 family protein, with translation MDKHRLEAFSDGVIAIIITIMVLELKVPHGSNLADLRPLVPVFLSYVLSFVYIGIYWNNHHHLLHTISHVTGSVLWANLHLLFWLSLIPFATGWMGENHFSSVPLALYGFVLLMCAFAWTLLQRRLVAMQGRKSTLALAVGRDLKGKISPAFYVAGIVSAFFNGHFSEAIYVLAALMWLVPDRRFEKATPAE, from the coding sequence ATGGACAAGCACCGGCTGGAAGCGTTCAGCGACGGCGTCATCGCCATCATCATCACCATCATGGTGCTGGAGCTCAAGGTACCGCACGGCAGCAACCTGGCCGACCTGCGGCCCCTGGTCCCCGTCTTCCTCAGCTATGTGCTCAGCTTCGTCTACATTGGCATCTACTGGAACAACCACCACCATCTCTTGCACACCATCAGCCATGTCACCGGCAGCGTGTTGTGGGCGAACCTGCACTTGTTGTTCTGGCTGTCGCTGATTCCCTTCGCCACCGGCTGGATGGGTGAAAACCATTTCTCGTCCGTGCCGCTGGCGCTCTACGGCTTCGTGCTCTTGATGTGCGCTTTCGCCTGGACGCTGTTGCAACGCCGCCTGGTGGCGATGCAAGGCCGCAAGTCGACACTGGCCCTGGCGGTCGGGCGCGATCTCAAGGGCAAGATTTCACCGGCCTTCTACGTGGCCGGCATCGTCAGCGCCTTTTTCAACGGGCATTTCTCCGAGGCCATCTACGTCCTGGCCGCGCTGATGTGGCTGGTGCCGGATCGCCGCTTCGAGAAAGCGACGCCCGCGGAGTAG
- a CDS encoding aldo/keto reductase family oxidoreductase, with translation MPHRSIPDSYRIGTHTVRRVGYGAMQLAGPGVFGPPRDRKAAVAVLREAIAQGVDHLDTSDIYGPHVTNQLIREALHPYRDGLVIATKVGAVRGPNGSWEPAFSPADLERSVHDNLRNLGLEVLDVVNFRAMFSAAGPAEGSIEAPLTALAELQQRGLIRHIGLSNVTPGQVAEGRKIAEIVCVQNHYNLTHRSDDALIDELAARGTAYVPFFPLGGFTPLQSSALNDVAARLSATPMQVALAWLLRRSPNVLLIPGTSSITHLRENLASAQLTLGTEDMETLNRLAEQT, from the coding sequence GTGCCCCACCGTTCCATCCCAGACAGCTATCGCATTGGCACACACACCGTTCGCCGCGTGGGTTACGGCGCCATGCAGCTCGCCGGCCCCGGCGTCTTCGGCCCGCCCAGGGACCGCAAGGCGGCGGTCGCGGTGCTGCGAGAGGCCATCGCCCAGGGCGTCGACCATCTCGACACCAGTGACATCTACGGCCCCCACGTCACCAACCAGCTCATCCGGGAGGCGCTGCACCCGTATCGCGACGGTCTGGTGATCGCCACGAAGGTCGGCGCGGTGCGCGGTCCCAACGGTTCGTGGGAGCCTGCGTTCTCTCCTGCGGACCTGGAGCGCTCGGTCCACGACAACCTGCGCAATCTCGGGCTCGAGGTGCTCGATGTCGTGAACTTCCGGGCCATGTTCAGCGCGGCGGGCCCGGCGGAAGGCTCCATCGAGGCGCCGCTCACCGCGCTCGCGGAGCTTCAGCAGCGCGGCCTCATCCGCCACATCGGCCTGAGCAACGTCACGCCAGGCCAGGTCGCCGAGGGTCGAAAAATCGCCGAGATCGTCTGCGTGCAGAACCACTACAACCTGACGCACCGGAGTGATGACGCCCTGATTGACGAGCTCGCCGCCAGGGGTACGGCCTACGTGCCGTTCTTCCCGCTGGGCGGGTTCACGCCGCTGCAGTCGAGCGCCCTGAACGACGTGGCCGCGCGGCTGAGCGCGACACCGATGCAGGTTGCGCTGGCCTGGCTCCTGCGCCGGTCTCCCAACGTGCTGCTCATCCCGGGCACGTCGTCAATCACACACCTCCGGGAGAACCTCGCCAGTGCCCAGCTCACCCTGGGCACTGAAGACATGGAGACATTGAACCGTCTTGCCGAGCAAACCTGA